The following proteins are encoded in a genomic region of Gossypium hirsutum isolate 1008001.06 chromosome D05, Gossypium_hirsutum_v2.1, whole genome shotgun sequence:
- the LOC107902390 gene encoding putative F-box protein At1g67390 isoform X1, whose protein sequence is MIVHQSSRKESNCETMATDDFISNLPDEVLATIISGLPAIEAIRTTILSKRLKDVWRNVSRLDFDPKGVKKLFPAPNRRRSTVPVIQFGSNVCHDEGDDIDDTDPREEISRVVKNIDNVLLSHERNLMSCRIVHLSNSYRSGDVEKWIKYLTSEKKVQELAFLCDDFQHEFYPVSLYGWGLNLPSGIFSCRTLQSLEFTNYGIRFHRPFHHCHNLKTLKLYYCDIRTETLEAIVSSCDFMEHLSVCSSTSSLKQVRIFSQTVKTVELESLDLEGIYLSTQSLGALVLHSMKFPAKSLVIHAPNLRVFTATRKPITKNPYNFTRPSKQTKIAEILEYCTHLLTPVNYKASDPMEDPNLFKNLRELTIDLDLNDRREMLILCIVLQRCLSLHQLEINIEESRSQIEEATRDYSSVNSRLPYPETKLWEQRELCDCITFTLRQVSIKGFNGKDGEMEFPRHLITKGAKLERLEIWCNHDWSSEGGKATLGLLSLPRSSIDVSILLKPPPNLLVVLEDGSQP, encoded by the exons ATGATTGTTCATCAAAGCTCTCGCAAGGAATCAAATTGCGAAACAATGGCGACGGATGATTTCATCAGTAACCTTCCCGACGAAGTTTTGGCTACGATTATATCAGGCTTACCAGCCATTGAAGCAATAAGAACAACTATTTTATCAAAACGATTGAAGGACGTATGGAGGAATGTTTCCCGTTTAGATTTCGATCCAAAAGGAGTGAAGAAATTATTTCCTGCTCCAAATCGACGCAGATCTACGGTGCCAGTAATACAGTTTGGATCCAATGTTTGCCATGACGAGGGTGATGATATTGATGATACTGATCCGAGGGAAGAGATTTCCCGAGTTGTTAAGAATATCGATAATGTATTGTTATCTCATGAACGTAACTTGATGAGTTGCAGAATCGTTCATCTCTCAAATAGTTACAGAAGCGGTGATGTTGAGAAGTGGATCAAATATCTTACATCCGAGAAGAAAGTGCAAGAATTGGCTTTCCTTTGCGATGATTTTCAGCATGAGTTTTATCCAGTAAGCCTTTATGGATGGGGTCTGAATTTACCGTCTGGGATTTTTTCATGTAGAACTCTGCAATCGCTTGAGTTCACAAATTACGGTATCCGATTCCATCGCCCTTTTCACCATTGCCATAACCTCAAAACCTTGAAACTCTATTACTGTGATATTAGGACTGAAACCCTTGAAGCAATCGTTTCTAGCTGTGATTTTATGGAACATCTGAGCGTTTGTTCTTCCACCTCCAGTTTAAAACAGGTTCGGATCTTTAGCCAAACGGTTAAGACTGTGGAGCTGGAATCATTGGATTTGGAGGGGATTTATTTATCTACCCAATCTCTTGGTGCTTTGGTGCTTCATTCTATGAAATTTCCAGCCAAAAGTTTGGTTATCCATGCTCCAAATCTTAGGGTTTTTACTGCAACTCGCAAGCCCATAACTAAAAATCCATACAATTTCACCCGTCCTTCAAAACAGACCAAGATTGCTGAAATTCTAGAGTATTGCACTCATCTCTTG ACACCTGTAAATTATAAAGCTAGTGATCCAATGGAAGACCCAAATCTGTTTAAGAATTTGAGGGAGCTAACCATTGATTTAGACTTGAACGATAGAAGGGAAATGTTGATCCTCTGTATCGTTCTACAACGCTGCCTTAGTCTACACCAACTTGAAATCAACATAGag GAAAGCAGAAGTCAAATAGAGGAAGCAACCAGGGATTATAGTAGTGTAAACAGCCGACTGCCATATCCAGAGACAAAGCTATGGGAGCAAAGGGAGCTGTGCGATTGTATTACATTCACACTAAGACAAGTATCCATTAAGGGATTCAACGGGAAAGATGGGGAAATGGAATTCCCAAGGCATCTGATTACGAAAGGTGCCAAGTTGGAGAGATTAGAGATTTGGTGCAACCATGACTGGTCCAGTGAAGGAGGTAAGGCAACTCTTGGTTTACTTTCACTGCCTAGATCCTCCATTGATGTCTCCATTCTTCTTAAACCCCCACCCAATTTGTTGGTAGTTTTGGAAGATGGGTCTCAACCCTag
- the LOC107902390 gene encoding F-box protein At1g80960 isoform X2 has protein sequence MIVHQSSRKESNCETMATDDFISNLPDEVLATIISGLPAIEAIRTTILSKRLKDVWRNVSRLDFDPKGVKKLFPAPNRRRSTVPVIQFGSNVCHDEGDDIDDTDPREEISRVVKNIDNVLLSHERNLMSCRIVHLSNSYRSGDVEKWIKYLTSEKKVQELAFLCDDFQHEFYPVSLYGWGLNLPSGIFSCRTLQSLEFTNYGIRFHRPFHHCHNLKTLKLYYCDIRTETLEAIVSSCDFMEHLSVCSSTSSLKQVRIFSQTVKTVELESLDLEGIYLSTQSLGALVLHSMKFPAKSLVIHAPNLRVFTATRKPITKNPYNFTRPSKQTKIAEILEYCTHLLTPVNYKASDPMEDPNLFKNLRELTIDLDLNDRREMLILCIVLQRCLSLHQLEINIEESRSEIEEATRDYSSVNNRLPYPETKLWEKRGCATVLHSH, from the exons ATGATTGTTCATCAAAGCTCTCGCAAGGAATCAAATTGCGAAACAATGGCGACGGATGATTTCATCAGTAACCTTCCCGACGAAGTTTTGGCTACGATTATATCAGGCTTACCAGCCATTGAAGCAATAAGAACAACTATTTTATCAAAACGATTGAAGGACGTATGGAGGAATGTTTCCCGTTTAGATTTCGATCCAAAAGGAGTGAAGAAATTATTTCCTGCTCCAAATCGACGCAGATCTACGGTGCCAGTAATACAGTTTGGATCCAATGTTTGCCATGACGAGGGTGATGATATTGATGATACTGATCCGAGGGAAGAGATTTCCCGAGTTGTTAAGAATATCGATAATGTATTGTTATCTCATGAACGTAACTTGATGAGTTGCAGAATCGTTCATCTCTCAAATAGTTACAGAAGCGGTGATGTTGAGAAGTGGATCAAATATCTTACATCCGAGAAGAAAGTGCAAGAATTGGCTTTCCTTTGCGATGATTTTCAGCATGAGTTTTATCCAGTAAGCCTTTATGGATGGGGTCTGAATTTACCGTCTGGGATTTTTTCATGTAGAACTCTGCAATCGCTTGAGTTCACAAATTACGGTATCCGATTCCATCGCCCTTTTCACCATTGCCATAACCTCAAAACCTTGAAACTCTATTACTGTGATATTAGGACTGAAACCCTTGAAGCAATCGTTTCTAGCTGTGATTTTATGGAACATCTGAGCGTTTGTTCTTCCACCTCCAGTTTAAAACAGGTTCGGATCTTTAGCCAAACGGTTAAGACTGTGGAGCTGGAATCATTGGATTTGGAGGGGATTTATTTATCTACCCAATCTCTTGGTGCTTTGGTGCTTCATTCTATGAAATTTCCAGCCAAAAGTTTGGTTATCCATGCTCCAAATCTTAGGGTTTTTACTGCAACTCGCAAGCCCATAACTAAAAATCCATACAATTTCACCCGTCCTTCAAAACAGACCAAGATTGCTGAAATTCTAGAGTATTGCACTCATCTCTTG ACACCTGTAAATTATAAAGCTAGTGATCCAATGGAAGACCCAAATCTGTTTAAGAATTTGAGGGAGCTAACCATTGATTTAGACTTGAACGATAGAAGGGAAATGTTGATCCTCTGTATCGTTCTACAACGCTGCCTTAGTCTACACCAACTTGAAATCAACATAGag